A stretch of Christensenellaceae bacterium DNA encodes these proteins:
- the lnt gene encoding apolipoprotein N-acyltransferase — MALACGILCALCFDITWLAPFLWVLLTPFFVILLREKRKKRVLGLAAVFCAALFLCYYAAFFTLDIISRAGDMAGAYLVLGWLGVSLLQGAILTAAIFAGAAIPCHGYLRAPLMGIFWAGAEWLLGAGVLGLPCVRLGATQWTFLPAIQSARLGGVLLISMLIVIVGVLLAQGFLARKKNALRQGWYFMAAALLFSANFIFGSAALNSPDTQGEISVAAVQYNVPFSENEGQGRFEKGMQMAGEAAREKTDLILLPENSVYGSFMEDRKLSGACADITRTSDGYLFLGVYGIHGYELRNSVFMVAPDGSVADVYHKQRLVPFFENGYEKAFDFEVGSERGVFETEYGKVGSMICFESLFTDVASDTVRKGAQLLCVFTNDSWFRGDIPLNRHFAQSAMRAVETGRYLVQAGNTGVSAIVTPHGAVAEKLPVNTEGVLYGKVAFLQESTPYVWIGDWWMLAFLAAVEAIWLAGRKKRI; from the coding sequence ATGGCGCTGGCGTGCGGAATTCTTTGCGCGCTTTGTTTTGATATAACCTGGCTGGCGCCTTTTTTATGGGTGCTGTTGACGCCCTTTTTCGTTATTTTGTTGCGTGAGAAAAGAAAGAAGCGCGTGCTTGGCCTCGCGGCCGTATTTTGCGCGGCGCTTTTTTTATGTTATTACGCCGCCTTTTTTACGCTGGATATTATAAGCCGCGCCGGCGACATGGCGGGCGCATACCTTGTGCTCGGATGGCTGGGCGTATCGCTTTTACAAGGGGCGATCCTTACGGCGGCAATCTTCGCGGGGGCGGCGATCCCATGCCACGGGTATTTGCGCGCTCCGCTTATGGGGATTTTCTGGGCTGGCGCGGAATGGCTGCTGGGCGCAGGCGTACTGGGACTTCCGTGCGTGCGGCTGGGCGCGACGCAGTGGACGTTTTTGCCTGCAATACAAAGCGCGCGGCTGGGCGGGGTACTGCTTATAAGTATGCTAATCGTTATTGTGGGCGTGCTGCTGGCGCAGGGATTTCTTGCGCGCAAAAAAAACGCGCTGCGGCAGGGATGGTATTTTATGGCGGCCGCGCTTTTATTTTCTGCAAATTTTATCTTTGGCTCGGCGGCTTTAAACAGTCCGGATACGCAAGGTGAAATAAGCGTCGCGGCGGTCCAGTACAATGTTCCTTTTTCGGAAAACGAAGGACAGGGGCGATTTGAAAAAGGAATGCAAATGGCGGGCGAGGCCGCGCGGGAAAAAACAGACCTTATTTTACTGCCGGAAAATTCCGTGTACGGCTCGTTTATGGAAGACCGGAAGCTAAGCGGCGCGTGCGCGGATATTACGCGCACATCAGACGGTTACTTGTTTTTAGGCGTATACGGGATACACGGGTACGAACTGCGCAATTCTGTGTTTATGGTCGCGCCCGACGGAAGCGTGGCGGACGTATATCACAAGCAACGGCTGGTTCCCTTTTTTGAAAATGGCTATGAAAAGGCGTTCGATTTTGAAGTGGGCAGCGAGCGAGGCGTATTTGAAACCGAATACGGCAAGGTCGGGAGCATGATCTGCTTCGAAAGCCTGTTTACCGACGTGGCCTCGGATACGGTGCGAAAGGGCGCGCAGCTTTTGTGCGTGTTCACCAACGACTCATGGTTTCGGGGGGATATTCCTTTAAACCGGCATTTCGCGCAGTCCGCTATGCGCGCGGTGGAAACGGGGCGCTACCTCGTGCAGGCGGGGAACACAGGCGTGAGCGCGATCGTTACGCCGCATGGAGCGGTCGCGGAAAAGCTGCCTGTCAATACGGAGGGGGTCCTGTATGGAAAGGTAGCGTTTTTGCAGGAGAGCACGCCGTACGTGTGGATAGGAGACTGGTGGATGTTGGCGTTTTTAGCGGCGGTAGAGGCAATATGGCTTGCCGGACGCAAAAAGAGGATTTGA
- the nagD gene encoding acid sugar phosphatase, whose translation MIDLSELREKKGFICDMDGVIYHGNRLLEGVKEFVNWLIREDKRFLFLTNASERSPKELKQKLERMGLEIPEENFYTSALATAKFLKMQTRKKSAYVIGEAGLTNALYEAGISINDVDPEYVVVGETRNYTYDSYVRAVQFVLAGAKLIGTNPDVNAPGESGIVPACGAMIAPIEVATGKKAYFVGKPNPLMMRTGLKMLGLHAQDAVMVGDRMDTDIVAGVESGMETVLVLSGVSNEKTPNHFPYRPGYILDGVGDIAP comes from the coding sequence ATGATCGATTTGAGTGAATTGCGCGAAAAAAAAGGCTTTATTTGCGATATGGACGGCGTTATCTATCATGGGAACAGGCTGCTTGAGGGCGTAAAGGAGTTTGTGAACTGGCTGATCAGGGAGGATAAACGGTTCTTGTTCCTGACAAACGCGAGCGAACGTTCCCCTAAGGAATTAAAGCAAAAACTGGAGCGTATGGGACTTGAGATACCTGAGGAAAATTTTTATACGAGCGCGCTGGCGACGGCAAAATTCTTAAAAATGCAGACGCGGAAAAAAAGCGCGTATGTGATCGGCGAGGCGGGACTCACAAATGCGCTGTATGAAGCGGGCATTTCCATCAACGACGTGGATCCGGAATATGTGGTCGTGGGCGAAACGCGCAACTACACCTATGACAGCTATGTGCGCGCGGTACAGTTCGTGCTTGCGGGGGCGAAGCTGATCGGTACGAATCCGGACGTTAACGCGCCGGGCGAAAGCGGCATTGTTCCGGCCTGTGGGGCGATGATCGCGCCGATCGAGGTGGCGACAGGCAAGAAAGCCTATTTTGTGGGCAAGCCGAACCCGCTGATGATGCGCACCGGCCTTAAAATGCTGGGCTTGCACGCGCAGGATGCGGTTATGGTAGGAGACCGGATGGATACGGATATTGTCGCCGGCGTGGAGTCGGGTATGGAAACGGTGCTTGTGCTCTCAGGCGTAAGCAATGAAAAAACGCCGAATCATTTTCCATACCGCCCGGGCTATATTCTGGACGGCGTAGGGGATATTGCGCCGTAA
- a CDS encoding ABC transporter — protein sequence MFVKSTLSKNPQKIFESEQKHNLPSVGERIRTMCEELGPTFVKLGQILSTRTDIVTENVAKQLQKLQDSVAPFSFASAKEVIETELGDTIENLFAEFDSTPIASASMSQVYAARLFSGPKVAVKVQRPNIRASIETDLDILEKLARLVDKYSKYGQLYDFTGMVTEFRRVMQQEIDFTQEGENTDFFRKSLASQTNIRVPKIKWVYTTQKVLTMDFVDGIKINDMAALSSAGVNTSQIAYDFTNSLIKQILENGVFHADPHPGNVFVVDRKYVEFIDLGMVGTINNRFRRQLNDLVLGIATRNTLKIAQSIMEMDAEDADVNMEEFVRSLDSLLDEYLYVPLGEVNIASVFTSVFQLAGTYKMKIPRDLTLVAKCLGTAQGIVEQLDPHVSILAIAEKTVKGILYDYIKTDDFKNEVRTFALDWMDVLKGVPSSLITFMRKLQKNDYSLELKVQNLERMEKNVERMFNRISFAVVLLAVCIVMAGVIISAGYSNFGNNDPDIYSLSTFALGTGLLISIIIVLGIVISMIKSNKNNKRK from the coding sequence TTGTTTGTCAAATCGACGCTCAGTAAAAACCCGCAGAAAATTTTCGAAAGCGAACAAAAGCATAATCTGCCGTCCGTGGGCGAGCGTATCCGTACAATGTGCGAAGAGCTCGGCCCCACGTTTGTAAAACTCGGGCAGATTCTTTCCACGCGCACGGATATTGTCACAGAAAATGTGGCCAAGCAACTGCAAAAACTGCAGGACTCCGTCGCGCCTTTTTCCTTTGCCTCCGCAAAAGAGGTCATTGAAACAGAGCTTGGCGATACCATAGAAAACCTTTTCGCCGAATTTGATTCTACCCCCATCGCTTCCGCTTCCATGTCGCAGGTATATGCCGCGCGCCTCTTCTCCGGTCCCAAGGTTGCGGTTAAGGTACAGCGCCCCAATATCCGCGCCAGCATCGAAACGGATCTCGACATTCTTGAAAAGCTTGCCCGGCTGGTTGACAAATATTCCAAATATGGACAGCTTTACGATTTTACGGGGATGGTGACGGAATTCCGCCGCGTGATGCAGCAGGAGATCGATTTTACGCAGGAGGGCGAAAATACGGATTTTTTCCGCAAGAGCCTTGCTTCCCAGACCAATATCCGCGTTCCTAAAATCAAATGGGTATATACGACGCAAAAGGTTCTGACCATGGATTTTGTGGACGGCATCAAAATCAACGACATGGCGGCGCTGTCCTCAGCAGGGGTAAATACCTCGCAGATTGCCTATGATTTCACCAATTCGCTGATCAAGCAAATCCTGGAAAACGGCGTGTTCCATGCCGATCCTCATCCCGGCAATGTTTTTGTGGTCGATCGGAAATATGTCGAATTTATAGACCTTGGTATGGTCGGTACGATCAACAACCGTTTCCGCAGGCAGCTTAACGATCTCGTTTTAGGCATTGCCACGCGCAACACCTTAAAGATCGCGCAAAGTATCATGGAAATGGACGCCGAGGACGCGGACGTTAATATGGAAGAGTTCGTGCGCTCCTTAGATAGTCTGCTTGACGAATACCTGTATGTGCCGCTCGGGGAGGTCAACATCGCCAGTGTGTTCACCAGTGTATTTCAGCTTGCCGGAACGTATAAAATGAAGATCCCTCGCGATCTTACGCTCGTTGCCAAATGCCTGGGGACTGCGCAGGGTATCGTGGAGCAGCTTGATCCCCATGTCAGTATTCTCGCCATCGCGGAAAAGACGGTCAAGGGGATTTTATACGATTATATTAAAACTGATGATTTCAAAAACGAGGTCCGCACCTTTGCGCTTGACTGGATGGACGTACTCAAGGGCGTTCCGTCCTCGCTGATTACTTTCATGCGCAAGCTCCAAAAGAATGATTATTCTCTGGAACTCAAGGTGCAGAATTTAGAACGTATGGAAAAGAACGTGGAACGCATGTTCAACCGCATTTCTTTTGCCGTTGTGCTGCTCGCCGTATGTATTGTGATGGCGGGCGTGATTATCAGCGCCGGTTACAGCAACTTCGGCAACAACGATCCTGATATTTACAGCTTGAGCACGTTTGCGCTGGGTACGGGCCTGCTGATTTCCATCATCATTGTGCTGGGCATCGTCATATCTATGATCAAGTCCAATAAAAACAACAAACGCAAATAA
- a CDS encoding AP endonuclease has protein sequence MKLGFFTANFTEKPLEDVIKLIAPYGYETLEIPAYEGNGQLETKDVLAGNNAEKIKKMVAGYGMDICALSNHSDSFLIMGPTGKDTDFIYKGSAEEKIKHGTESLIRTAQAANALEAPTVVGYPGVENWGRFFFFPYGQGWAEYEQQFADRFTPILDKFQEYGVRFAIEIHPNSFVYDTLTAERALELVDYHPALGYNLDPANVMYLGLSVELMIDRLGERIYHVHAKDAQMVKQNMPLGGALMQGDMKRLDRSFRFRIPGWGQTHWKDVITELSMVGYQGVLSYEHEDVTMSRMDGVEKTAAFLKPLLIKAPYEGRTDKLFSDDK, from the coding sequence ATGAAACTCGGATTCTTTACAGCTAATTTTACGGAAAAACCGCTTGAGGACGTGATCAAGCTCATTGCCCCTTACGGCTATGAAACACTTGAAATCCCCGCTTATGAAGGCAACGGCCAGCTTGAGACAAAGGATGTGCTGGCTGGCAACAACGCGGAAAAAATCAAAAAGATGGTCGCTGGCTACGGCATGGATATTTGTGCGTTGAGCAACCATTCGGATTCCTTTCTGATCATGGGCCCCACGGGCAAGGATACCGACTTTATTTACAAGGGCAGTGCGGAAGAAAAAATCAAGCACGGTACGGAAAGCCTGATCCGTACGGCGCAGGCTGCCAACGCCCTTGAAGCGCCGACCGTCGTCGGTTATCCGGGCGTGGAAAATTGGGGACGCTTCTTTTTCTTCCCCTACGGCCAGGGCTGGGCGGAATACGAACAGCAGTTCGCGGACCGCTTCACGCCCATCCTCGATAAATTTCAGGAATACGGCGTTCGCTTTGCCATCGAGATCCATCCCAACAGCTTTGTCTACGATACCCTGACTGCCGAGCGTGCGCTGGAGCTGGTCGATTACCATCCTGCGCTCGGTTATAATTTGGATCCGGCCAACGTCATGTACCTGGGCCTCAGCGTAGAACTCATGATCGACCGCCTCGGCGAGAGGATCTATCACGTGCATGCCAAAGACGCGCAGATGGTCAAGCAAAACATGCCTCTTGGCGGCGCGCTCATGCAGGGGGATATGAAGCGCCTCGACCGCTCTTTCCGGTTCCGCATCCCGGGCTGGGGACAGACGCACTGGAAAGACGTGATCACCGAGCTTTCCATGGTCGGCTACCAGGGCGTATTGAGTTATGAACACGAAGACGTTACCATGAGCCGTATGGACGGTGTGGAGAAAACGGCGGCTTTCCTAAAGCCCCTGCTTATAAAGGCTCCATACGAGGGCCGTACCGATAAGCTGTTCAGTGACGATAAATAA
- a CDS encoding hydrolase, translated as MTVTKKDMEFASADGKSRVYACCWLDEEKTPRFILQICHGMCEYIGRYCEFAEFLCANGGVVFGNDHLGHGKTKALNEPSYFGYFAKKDGEKLIVQDVHTLTGIAKKEYPDLPFIIMGHSMGSMVARSYMTKYGEEACGAIYMGTSGANNLTGIIRFLARVGMIFGRAKKPATLLSHLAFSKYNDRYEDVRSKNDWITRERERVEIYDADPLCTFLFTDRAAYDFANLVDEVSGVQWAEKLPKDKPYLLISGEMDPVGNFSEGVREVYDWMRQAQLSDVTMKLYEGARHELLNEINRDEVKQDILSWIDARIGKGA; from the coding sequence ATGACTGTTACGAAAAAAGATATGGAATTTGCGTCTGCGGACGGAAAAAGCAGGGTATATGCCTGCTGTTGGCTGGATGAGGAAAAAACGCCGCGTTTTATTTTACAGATATGCCACGGTATGTGCGAATATATCGGGCGGTACTGCGAATTTGCCGAGTTTTTGTGCGCAAACGGCGGCGTTGTTTTCGGCAACGACCATTTGGGACACGGAAAAACAAAGGCTTTAAACGAGCCGTCTTATTTCGGTTATTTCGCAAAGAAAGATGGGGAAAAGCTGATCGTCCAAGACGTGCATACCCTGACGGGAATTGCCAAAAAGGAGTATCCGGATCTGCCCTTTATCATTATGGGGCACAGCATGGGCAGCATGGTCGCACGCAGCTATATGACAAAATATGGGGAGGAAGCTTGTGGCGCAATCTATATGGGAACTTCGGGCGCAAACAATCTCACGGGTATCATTCGTTTTTTGGCGCGCGTAGGGATGATATTTGGGCGCGCCAAAAAACCGGCGACGCTGCTTTCCCATCTCGCATTTTCCAAGTATAACGACAGGTACGAGGATGTGCGTAGCAAAAATGACTGGATCACGCGCGAGCGCGAACGCGTGGAAATATACGACGCGGATCCGCTCTGTACGTTTTTATTCACCGACAGGGCAGCGTATGATTTTGCAAATCTGGTAGACGAAGTGTCGGGCGTGCAATGGGCGGAAAAGCTGCCCAAGGATAAGCCGTATTTGCTTATCTCCGGAGAGATGGACCCGGTGGGCAATTTCAGCGAAGGTGTGAGGGAAGTATATGACTGGATGCGGCAGGCACAGCTTTCCGATGTGACAATGAAGCTGTACGAGGGGGCGCGGCACGAGTTACTGAACGAGATCAACCGTGATGAAGTAAAGCAGGATATTTTAAGCTGGATAGACGCGCGGATAGGAAAAGGAGCTTAA
- the glpK gene encoding glycerol kinase, producing the protein MKKYIVALDQGTTSSRCIIFDGDHNIVAVRQREFPQYFPQPGWVEHDPMEIYASQYTVLEEAVEQAEIPLDAVAGIGITNQRETTIVWEKSTGRPVYNAIVWQCRRTADICARLKEDGWEEYIRTNMGLVIDAYFSATKLKWILDHVSGARERAKRGELLFGTVDTWLLWNLTNGKVHVTDLTNASRTMMFNIRSLTWDDEILKELDIPRCMLPEVKSSAEVYGRAKLFGKEIPVAGIAGDQQAALFGQACFEAGQAKNTYGTGCFLLMNTGEKLCYSKHGLLTTIAATPKGKVHYAIEGSVFMGGAVIQWLRDEMRLLKDSRDSEFFAEKVPDNGGVYLVPAFTGLGAPHWDMYARGTIVGLTRGATAEHIIRAALESIAYQSADVLDAMQADTKIKLGRLRVDGGASANNFLMQFQADITHTPVMRPRVRETTALGASYLAGIATGVWNDMEEVAKRWTLDRTFLPAMPEEKRLRMRLDWNKAIGRSKNWQDKDTE; encoded by the coding sequence ATGAAAAAATACATTGTTGCGCTCGACCAGGGGACTACCAGTTCAAGGTGTATTATTTTTGACGGGGATCATAATATCGTAGCGGTCCGGCAGCGCGAGTTTCCGCAGTATTTTCCGCAGCCGGGATGGGTGGAGCATGATCCGATGGAAATATACGCTTCCCAGTATACCGTTTTGGAAGAAGCGGTCGAGCAAGCGGAGATTCCGCTTGACGCGGTCGCGGGCATCGGCATTACCAACCAGCGCGAAACTACCATCGTATGGGAAAAAAGCACCGGCCGGCCGGTTTATAACGCCATCGTCTGGCAGTGCAGGCGAACGGCGGATATTTGCGCGCGCCTGAAAGAGGACGGATGGGAAGAATATATCCGTACGAACATGGGATTGGTAATCGACGCATATTTTTCCGCAACCAAGCTCAAATGGATACTCGACCATGTATCAGGCGCGCGCGAGCGCGCGAAGCGGGGCGAGCTTTTATTCGGAACGGTGGATACCTGGCTGCTGTGGAACCTGACAAACGGCAAGGTACATGTGACGGACCTGACAAACGCCTCGCGCACGATGATGTTCAACATCCGCAGCCTTACATGGGACGACGAGATATTAAAGGAGCTGGACATTCCCAGATGTATGCTGCCTGAGGTAAAAAGCTCGGCGGAGGTCTATGGGCGCGCGAAGCTGTTTGGAAAAGAGATTCCTGTGGCGGGGATTGCGGGAGACCAGCAGGCCGCGCTTTTCGGGCAGGCGTGCTTTGAAGCGGGGCAGGCAAAAAATACGTATGGTACTGGATGCTTTTTGCTGATGAATACGGGCGAAAAGCTGTGCTACAGCAAGCACGGGTTATTGACGACGATCGCGGCGACGCCCAAGGGAAAGGTGCATTATGCGATTGAGGGAAGCGTTTTTATGGGCGGCGCGGTGATCCAGTGGCTGCGCGATGAAATGCGGCTTTTGAAAGATAGCCGCGACAGTGAATTTTTTGCGGAAAAGGTACCGGATAACGGCGGGGTATACCTGGTTCCCGCGTTTACGGGGCTGGGCGCGCCGCATTGGGATATGTACGCGCGGGGAACGATCGTGGGACTGACGCGCGGAGCGACGGCGGAGCATATTATCCGCGCCGCGCTGGAATCCATCGCCTATCAATCGGCGGACGTACTGGACGCGATGCAGGCGGATACCAAGATCAAGCTCGGACGCCTGCGTGTGGACGGCGGAGCGTCTGCGAACAACTTCCTGATGCAATTTCAGGCGGATATTACACATACGCCTGTGATGCGGCCGCGCGTGCGGGAAACGACGGCGCTGGGCGCTTCCTACCTCGCGGGAATCGCGACGGGCGTATGGAACGATATGGAAGAGGTAGCAAAGAGGTGGACGCTTGACCGGACGTTTCTTCCGGCGATGCCGGAAGAAAAACGGCTGAGAATGCGTTTGGATTGGAACAAGGCCATTGGCAGGTCCAAAAACTGGCAGGACAAGGACACGGAATAG